Proteins co-encoded in one Metabacillus sp. KUDC1714 genomic window:
- a CDS encoding YtrH family sporulation protein — protein sequence MDNEAFIPAFIHSYFIALGVILGGTLIGAIGAFLAGEPPLTKMFEFANRLKIWALVAAIGGTFDAFYSFERGIFQGETRDIIKQVLLIISGMGGAQTGWLLIHWLTQEHIS from the coding sequence ATGGACAACGAAGCCTTTATACCGGCTTTTATTCATAGCTATTTTATTGCATTAGGGGTTATTTTAGGTGGTACACTTATAGGTGCAATTGGAGCTTTCTTGGCAGGTGAGCCTCCTTTAACGAAAATGTTTGAGTTTGCAAATCGCTTAAAAATATGGGCACTTGTTGCTGCAATAGGTGGAACATTTGATGCTTTCTACAGTTTTGAACGTGGTATTTTCCAAGGAGAAACAAGAGACATCATAAAACAAGTATTACTAATTATTTCTGGAATGGGTGGAGCACAAACAGGCTGGCTTCTAATTCATTGGTTAACACAGGAGCATATTTCATGA
- the ytrI gene encoding sporulation membrane protein YtrI: MRIPPHYQQPSWQRFFAGAAIGAIISWGVFLFIFGVIQEKHKTIIDEQELTIQKLRKDKEIYQEEYIKLNKEAQQKITVQEINIHLTNGDKYLFKDFMIKNIEDEVEKDLSDLIAKDIESVSSSHLLIERTIENKVFKRDGKEYKLEMTKFMLLTTIYIEVEISFLE, encoded by the coding sequence ATGAGAATTCCACCACATTATCAACAACCTTCATGGCAGCGTTTTTTTGCCGGTGCAGCGATTGGGGCAATTATTAGCTGGGGCGTTTTTTTATTTATCTTTGGAGTGATCCAAGAAAAGCATAAGACCATTATCGATGAACAAGAGTTAACTATTCAAAAGTTAAGAAAAGACAAAGAAATTTATCAAGAAGAATATATAAAATTAAATAAAGAAGCGCAACAAAAAATTACTGTTCAAGAAATAAATATCCATCTAACAAACGGTGACAAATATCTTTTTAAGGATTTTATGATAAAAAATATAGAGGATGAGGTAGAAAAAGATTTATCTGATTTAATTGCAAAAGATATCGAGAGCGTTTCTTCAAGTCATTTATTAATCGAAAGAACGATTGAGAATAAGGTTTTTAAGAGAGATGGAAAAGAATATAAACTTGAGATGACAAAATTCATGTT